The Spirochaetota bacterium genome contains a region encoding:
- a CDS encoding PAS domain S-box protein, whose amino-acid sequence MDTKTLQQLSQDELIKLVQQLQLKIDLLQKGVQEEPVDFKKLVEAADDIIFVLDSEGNMVYRNRAMEDLFPVSSKDSIGMHFSLYLPAIELDRATTVFNQILYEGKSIHNEKMKTFDKDGNPVYLMANLAPIKDNEGKITGLFGILRNITEMHLMEKKLKESSRRLEEKIKEQLRQAEELKRLSTLNDEIINNSPIGIFTIDPTGIILTENPALRRIIGYQPDETRVGMNLTEMPGFSVDLKKYLEEITTQKKPVYIKNLTYQPINQDRELTLNVRANPILDFDKKVKSILIMIEDATEQAQIQKRMQRAEKLSAMGLLAAGVAYELKVPINLLTIDLNFIENNIPETSPVHDYVKSMKDELARISQITEQLLNLGKPGDDDIETFEVHKLITSHPVQITLNRLQKSGFIINTAYPKESPKIKGRKNQLIQALLHIISNAEEAMPNKGEIRINVGSAIKNQEKFASITIEDTGIGIPPENLSKIFQPFFTTKGPKSTGLGLMVTYTIINNHGGAIGVKSTPGEGTSFKILLPAID is encoded by the coding sequence ATGGATACCAAAACATTACAACAACTATCTCAAGATGAACTTATAAAACTGGTACAACAGCTTCAGTTGAAGATTGACTTGCTCCAGAAAGGGGTACAGGAAGAGCCAGTAGACTTCAAAAAATTAGTTGAAGCTGCCGATGATATCATATTTGTGCTCGATAGCGAAGGAAACATGGTCTATCGCAACAGAGCTATGGAAGATCTGTTCCCAGTCTCAAGCAAAGATTCTATTGGCATGCATTTTTCACTTTATCTACCCGCAATTGAGCTTGATCGCGCTACAACTGTTTTCAATCAGATACTGTACGAAGGCAAATCCATCCACAATGAAAAGATGAAAACATTTGATAAGGATGGAAACCCTGTATACCTTATGGCAAACCTTGCACCAATAAAAGATAATGAAGGTAAGATTACTGGACTCTTTGGCATATTGCGCAATATCACCGAAATGCATCTGATGGAGAAAAAGCTTAAAGAGAGCTCCCGAAGGCTTGAGGAAAAAATTAAAGAGCAACTGCGTCAGGCTGAAGAACTAAAACGACTGTCAACATTGAATGATGAAATTATAAACAATTCACCCATTGGAATTTTTACTATTGACCCTACAGGCATTATTTTAACCGAAAATCCAGCGCTTCGCCGTATTATTGGCTATCAACCTGATGAAACCAGAGTGGGGATGAACTTAACCGAAATGCCCGGATTCAGCGTTGATTTAAAAAAATATCTAGAGGAGATAACAACTCAGAAAAAGCCAGTATATATAAAAAATCTCACCTATCAGCCAATCAATCAGGATAGGGAACTCACTCTCAATGTGCGAGCTAATCCAATCCTTGACTTTGATAAAAAAGTGAAAAGCATTTTAATAATGATTGAAGATGCCACCGAACAGGCACAGATTCAAAAACGTATGCAACGCGCTGAAAAGCTTTCTGCAATGGGCTTGCTTGCTGCAGGGGTTGCCTACGAACTCAAAGTTCCTATTAACTTATTAACTATCGACCTCAACTTTATTGAAAATAATATTCCCGAAACAAGCCCTGTTCACGACTATGTCAAATCCATGAAGGATGAGCTTGCCCGTATAAGCCAGATTACTGAACAGCTCCTTAATTTAGGAAAACCAGGTGATGATGATATTGAAACATTTGAAGTGCATAAACTTATTACAAGCCATCCGGTACAGATAACACTGAATCGTCTGCAGAAAAGCGGATTTATTATTAATACTGCCTATCCAAAGGAAAGTCCAAAAATTAAAGGCAGGAAAAATCAGCTAATACAGGCCCTGTTACACATTATAAGTAATGCTGAAGAAGCAATGCCTAATAAAGGTGAAATACGTATCAATGTTGGTAGTGCTATTAAAAACCAAGAAAAATTTGCCAGCATTACGATAGAGGATACTGGCATTGGAATTCCACCTGAAAACCTTTCAAAGATATTTCAGCCTTTCTTTACTACCAAAGGTCCAAAGTCCACAGGACTTGGACTGATGGTAACATACACAATTATTAATAACCATGGCGGAGCAATAGGAGTCAAAAGCACCCCTGGTGAGGGTACTTCTTTTAAAATACTACTTCCAGCTATTGACTAA
- a CDS encoding adenylate kinase codes for MNILIFGPNGSGKGTQGAVVQKKFNLPHIESGVIFRENIKKGTELGVKAKAYIDRGDLVPDEITIPMILNRLQEADCKNGWLLDGFPRNVEQAKALDKALKEAGMALDYVIEIVLDRDSAKKRIMGRRLCENDNNHPNNIYIDAIKPAEKDGSFVCRVCGGKLSTRADDQDEAAINKRHDIYYDTKTGTLAAVQYFKDISKQNGGKPKIIEVDGTPSVKEVSEALLAKLG; via the coding sequence ATGAATATATTAATATTTGGGCCTAATGGCAGTGGTAAAGGGACACAGGGTGCGGTTGTACAGAAAAAATTTAACCTTCCGCACATTGAGTCGGGTGTTATTTTTAGGGAAAATATCAAAAAAGGCACCGAACTGGGTGTAAAAGCCAAGGCGTATATCGACCGTGGCGATTTAGTTCCTGATGAAATCACTATTCCCATGATACTAAATCGTTTGCAGGAAGCTGACTGTAAAAATGGGTGGTTACTTGATGGCTTCCCCCGCAATGTTGAACAGGCAAAAGCGCTGGATAAAGCTTTGAAAGAAGCGGGGATGGCACTTGATTATGTTATTGAGATAGTTCTTGACAGAGACAGCGCAAAAAAACGCATTATGGGTAGAAGACTGTGCGAAAACGACAATAATCATCCTAACAACATTTACATAGATGCAATCAAACCAGCCGAAAAAGATGGAAGCTTTGTATGTCGTGTATGCGGAGGGAAGCTTTCAACTCGAGCCGACGATCAGGACGAAGCAGCCATAAACAAACGGCACGACATCTACTATGATACAAAAACTGGAACACTTGCCGCGGTTCAGTATTTTAAAGATATCTCAAAGCAAAATGGTGGCAAGCCAAAAATTATCGAAGTTGATGGAACTCCCAGTGTCAAAGAAGTAAGCGAAGCGTTACTAGCAAAATTGGGATAA
- a CDS encoding antibiotic biosynthesis monooxygenase produces MIVNVVHVYVKSEHIQDFIKATIENHKNSIMEPGNLRFDVLQCQDDPSQFILYEAYKSPEAAAQHKNTSHYAVWKDTVAPWMAKPRQGITYTVIAPAEEKLWK; encoded by the coding sequence ATGATAGTTAATGTAGTCCATGTATACGTTAAATCAGAACATATTCAAGACTTCATAAAGGCAACAATCGAAAATCACAAAAATTCCATTATGGAACCAGGCAATCTTCGCTTTGATGTACTTCAATGCCAAGATGATCCCTCACAGTTTATTTTATATGAAGCATATAAATCACCAGAAGCTGCTGCGCAACACAAGAATACATCACATTATGCTGTATGGAAGGATACAGTTGCACCGTGGATGGCAAAACCCCGCCAGGGTATCACCTACACTGTAATAGCTCCAGCAGAGGAAAAACTATGGAAATAA